In Sardina pilchardus chromosome 8, fSarPil1.1, whole genome shotgun sequence, the genomic window acacaccccttatACACGCccgacacccccaccaccaagcagggtgagaacacacaccccttatACACGccgacacccccaccaccgagcagggtgagaacacacaccccttatACACGCCAGCAACACAGccgacacccccaccaccgagcagggtgaggacacacaccccTTATACACGCCACCAACACACCTGACACCCCCACCACCGAGcagggtgaggacacacacacacaccccttaaacACGCccgacacccccaccaccgagcagggtgagaacacacaccccttatACACGCCACCACCGAGCAGggtgaaaacacacaccccttaaaCACACccgacacccccaccaccgAGCAGGGTGAGAACACACAACCCTTAAACACGCccgacacccccaccaccgagcagggtgagaacacacaccccttatgcaccccgacaccccccccccaccaccgagcagggtgaggacacacaccccttatgcaccccgacaccccccccccaccaccgagcagggtgaggacacacaccccTTATACACGCccgacacccccaccaccgagcagggtgagaacacacaccccttatACACACccgacacccccaccaccgagcagggtgagaacacacaccccttaAACACGCccgacacccccaccaccgagcagggtgagaacacacaccccttatACACGCCACCACCGAGcagggtgagaacacacaccccttaAACACGccgacacccccaccaccgagcagggtgagaacacacaccccttatACACGCccgacacccccaccaccaagcagggtgagaacacacaccccttatACACGccgacacccccaccaccgagcagggtgagaacacacaccccttatACACGCCAGCAACACACccgacacccccaccaccgagcagggtgagaacacacaccccttatACACCCTACCAACACACCCGACACCCCCACCACGGAGcagggtgaggacacacaccccTTAAACACGCccgacacccccaccaccgagcagggtgagaacacacaccccttatACACGCCACCACCGAGcagggtgagaacacacaccccttatACACGCccgacacccccaccaccgagcagggtgagaacacacaccccttatACACGCCACCACCGAGcagggtgagaacacacaccccttatACACGCccgacacccccaccaccgagcagggtgagaacacacaccccttatACACTCCCGACACCCCCACCTCCGAGCAGGCTGAGAACAGACACCCCTTACTGTAAATACCCCACCAACCCCCACCAGCGAGCAGAGTGAGAAAAAATACCCCTTAAACACCGCACCAACCCCACCTCTGAGCAGGGTGAGGGGAAAAAACTACGGAAATGCAAGTTAGATTGCTAATGATTTGATTAGCTTGTATGTGCGCTAATGGAATTGCTGATCTGCCTAGCAGAATCCTAATTAGTTTGTTTAACCTGTTACTCCGCTTGTGACCCTGGAAAGCTTGACAAATACAGTGCCTCATTAAATATTCACTCAGTCTTTACTGAAGTAGTTTGTAGGTGCATTCAtgtcacgtacagtacatgtggtaATGGATTTAATTATGGGATGCTTTTCTAGCGGTGATAATGAAAGAATGTAATGCCTGTATGCCTGTGTTGATGTTAATGTGGATGCTGATTTGAACAGGGAGTGAGAGGCCGCAGAAAGAGGAGGccagtgatgaagatgaggatacAGAGTACTTCGACGCCATGGAGGATTCCCCAGCCTTTATCACAGTAACTGCCGCCGACCTCTCGCAACACAGgtgagcctcacacacacacacacagatattgtacatcacacacacgcacacacacacacacacacacacacacacacacacagatattgtacatcacacacacacacacacacacgcacacacacacacacacacacacacacacacacacacacacacacacacacacacaccatcaattcctataacagcacacacatgaaatCAACACTACCCCAGAATGTCCACACCCTCAGTGTAAACAGAGGACGGCTCAttcaactgacacacacatctctgcaaCACCCTGGGTGTGGAAGTGAGATAGAAGAGTCTCTATCCAAGACCTGAACTTTACAACAATAGGAGGACATTGTTCTGAGACTTGCATTAAACTCTGTGTGAGCCTGTGGCTTTGTAGACAACATATTTGAATAAGTTGAACTCTCCCTCGCCCACCCCCGGCCAGGCTGACGAAGCGTCTTGTGCTCCCACTCAGCCTGTAGGTGTGTTTGGCGTCTTCTCATGGCTGCTTTAATGAggggctttttttccccatccgCCGGTGCATAGCATGGCCCAATTAACAGCCCAAAATGGCGGCGCTCATTAAAATACATCTCTGAGAAATGTCtcaatacaaccacacacacacggtcacacagacacataccacgcacacacacacggtcacacagacacataccacacacacacgcatacagtacacacacagatacagcacacacacacagagctgtctACATTGCTAAGAATATGCACGGGGGAtattctgtgtctctgtttgaaCTGACAGGTCTAGTCGTGGTGACTCAATTTATTTTTCTTCGCCTTCTTCCTGTTTtttgtcgtcctcctcctccccccccccctcctcctcctctcctccacctctcctcctcctctcctcctccttctcctcctcccccctcctcctcctcctcctcctcctcagacgCTCTCAGAGTAACCTTAGTGGAGCTAGTGGAGGACACCCCAACGATTGGAACCAGGAAGACCATGTGAGTGACATGAGTGGTGTGtgggcatgtgagtgtgtgtgtgtgagagagacattgtgtgtCCACATGCGTGTTtgcctgtatgtgtatgtgtgtgtgtactgtatgtgctggtgaGAGTGTGACCTTTAGCACTGTCCTGCTGACTGTGCTGCAGTGTCAGTGTCCAGTACGACACTCAGGACTGTGAGTTCTGATGATGCAGGCACCTCTCACCCACGGACCTGTGCTCCTGTGCCCACACACATATggtcccttctctctctctctctctctctctctctctttctctctctctcacacacacacacaaacacaataaacacaaacaactcacacaggcacagacatacatgtacagtgaTTTCTGTGATAATGTCCCTTTTagtcacacacatcaacaccccctccccacacacacacacacacacaatcacccttTTGTTTGTATGCTTTTAAGTACTTTTGTCCAACCACCTTTATTGTGGTGTGTCTATGAATGTTTCTCTcacttcccctcacacacacacacacacacacacacacacaatcacacacacacacacacatgcagtgccaGGCAGTGTTAGGCACTAAGAGATGCTCTCTCCCCGCGGAGCCTCAGCTCCACAGCTGTTTGGCGGTGGCCTGAGCATCTTAATTACGGGCGCTGACATCTGCcgctccaccccccccacacacacaacccccccccccccccccccccccccatgagtCACTCCGTCGCCTCTGACGCCAGCGCTGCTCGCACAAACACCCAGAGATGTAccggaacagtgtgtgtgtgtgtgtgtgtgtgtgtgtgggaatgtgtgtatgcgcattaGGAGGAACAGCAGCTGAGCTCCATGACACGAGCGACTCCAactgactaacacacacacacgcagcaggaCTCGGAGGAGGGAGAGATCCGTCATGGACAACTTGAACTTGTTGAGAAGTGGAAATGTGTATCATATCAGCCAGTCACATCCCTTTACTGTATTgactctttccatctttctctttccatccttATCTCTGTCCTgcttttctttatctctcccttcgctctctctctctctctctctccctatctcactctttctctctctctctccccatctttctctctctgcatctctctcccccatcctctctttctcttatccatctctctctctctctctctctctctctctctctctctctctctgccccccccccctctccagatGATGTCTCCCAGCTGTAATGATCTGTCAGGGAAGGAGCTGAAGCCGCGTAAGCGGAGGCGGACTCACATCGCAGACAAGCCCAACTACTCCCTCAACCTGTGGAGCATCATGAAGAACTGCATCGGCAAAGAGCTCTCCAAAATCCCCATGCCTGTAAGGCCCTGCGCCACACTCTCGTTTGTTGTCCTTTTGTCTGGATGGCCAGCCACTCAACCTTTAATACTGTACTCATTATACAACCGTTTGAATTCCGCTTCAACAGTTTATTCATTTGGGTTTGGAGAGGGCAGGGGAGAGATAGTGGCTCTGCTCTGGATGACCTCCTCTTGAACTATTCAACGCTAGTGATTCCTCGGCATTGCACTGCATTGTTTTATGTTCTTTCTCTAATTAAATATTTGAAGACTAATCACCTAAATTCTCTGCTTTGACTAAATATTTTTGAATGAGGGTTTCTGATGTCCGTTTCTAGGCTAGCTGAGTAAGTCTAAAAACTACTTAAACACTTAGCAGGACCTCCATCTCCTAAATGTGACTGTGCTCTCCTATGTTACTGttactatatacagtacaaactaCTTGTGGAGCGAAACATGAAGCTGATCTCATaaggactctctctccctctctctctctctctctctctctctctctctctctctctctctctctctctctcaaactttctttccttttctctcactctcgatatctctctctctcccccctctttctctctctctctctctctctctctctctttctctctctcaaactttccctccttttctctcactctcgatttctctctctctcccccccctttctctctctctctctctctctctctctctctctctctctctctcaaactttctctccttttctctcactctcgacttctctctccccccccccccctccccctctttctctgtccctcaggTGAACTTCAACGAGCCTCTGTCCATGCTGCAGCGTCTGTCGGAGGACCTGGAGTACCACGAGCTGCTGGACAAGGCGGCGCGCTGCGAGAGCTCGCTGGAGCAGATGTGCCTGGTGGCGGCCTTCTCCGTCTCGTCCTACTCCACCACCGTGCACCGCACCGCCAAGCCCTTCAACCCGCTGCTGGGCGAGACCTTCGAGCTGGACCGCCTGGACGACTACGGCTACCGCTCGCTGTGTGAGCAGGTCAGAGGGACagcgcagcgcacacacacacacacacacacacacacatacacacatattcacacacacatacacatgcgcttgcatacacatacacacgcaaatacacgcgcacacacacacacacacacacacacacacacacacacacacctacacacacacacacatgcgcttgcacacacatccacagacacacatacacacacacacacctacacacacacacacatgtgcttgcacacacacttacacacacatccacagacactcatccacacgcacgtacacacacacgcacgcacacacacacacacacacacacacacacacacacacacactgatgttgacaCACATGATCACACTATCTGCCAGATTGCAACttatactaacacacacactcaagcagctGTGGGAGTATTGCGTGACACATTTATAcccataaatatatttttacattaTGCTCTGTTAAACTTagccaaacacatgcacaacacacagaaacccacacacacacacacacacacacgcacacacacaggctcacacattCAACAGCTGAGCACAAGATGACCCCATAAAATGCTGTCAGAAGCTGTACTGTCAGCAAGCTCAGTCTGTCAATACATGGATCATATTTAGCGGTTCCTCCGGCTTAGTGAAACACCGCGTTgagtgaaacaaacacacacacacacacacacacacacacacacacacacacacacacacacacacacacacacacacacacacgttgggtTTCGTTTTCAAACACAGCTGCTATTAGCAAGAGGCACATGTGCCCATGAATGtaacacagagggagggaaaaggtcATGATTAGATATGAGGCTAaaacctcctctccatctccccctccttctcccctctctgtttACCTCTTTcgttcttcctttctttctttctttctttctttctttctttctttctttctttttttctttctttctttctatcaaTGTAATGGTTTAAACCTTCCTGGTTGGCGGTTTTTAATGTAGtgcgttttgtgtgtttgtgtgtgtgtgtgagacagttaGACAATGGTTTAATGAAGGAGTAttaaacttctctctctctctccctccctccatctctctctttctccctccatatctctctctctctccctccatctctccatgcctccctctctctctctctccacaggtgAGCCATCACCCCCCGGCGGCTGCCCACCACGTCTTGTCACAGCGCGGCTGGACCCTGTGGCAGGAGATCACCATCGCCAGCAAGTTCCGCGGGAAATACCTCTCCATCATGCCTCTGGGTGAGGGAgacagggtgttttttttttttcaagtatattttttgggctttttgcctttacttgtataggacagtggagagggacaggaagtaagtgggagagagagatggggtgggatcgggaaatgaccgcaggtcggactcaAACGTGGGTACTTGGACCCGTATATGGCACGAGCgttgtagcctgctgcgccacagcgcccccccagACAGAGTTTTTTTTAACGTTGTTGGAATGTCGTTAAGCTTGATATGCACCAGCACTATCTTTCAGCAATATATCTCTAAGCAAAAATGACGGTCCGGTGGAGAATTGCTCAATCATAACACTGCATAtctcacagattttttttttttttttttcatgcataGCTTGAGTCATATCTTGCACAGTGATTCTAGGAGGCAGCCCAAGAGTATAACTCAGTATGTGGGCTGCGTACTGTAGGCACACTGAAGGGTTCCCCTACACCTGGCGCTTCTCTTTTTGGATAAAAGCTAAAGCAGCATTTTGCTCTCTCTGCTGGAatatgctttttttgtgtgtttacgtCTTTAAAGTGCACAGGTGAGTTCTTAATTGTGAGCCATTACGCAGGTATGACAGCCAGTGCTGATGTAATAACCTGCAACGTTTCCAGGGCCGCATGGCAAAGCTGCACCCTaaactccctctctgcctccaatGAATCACTGGCCGCCTCACCCAAGACATATGCAGAGAGTAACCGATGAGAGGCGTTCAGAACTCTAGAGGAAGCTTTAGAACACGCAGACTGTGGAACAGCAGCCGTTCTCTCCAGAGCTCTGGGAGGTGTTGGAAACTCCAAGCcttggtcctctctctctctctctctctctctctctctctctctctctcactctctctctcagtctgtctgtgggcTTGAAGTCCTGGCTCCAGTTCCAGCTCTAGTGTGTTATCATTAGTGTGAGCGCTGGCGTTGGCGCTAAAGCTAGCGTTagctgtgtcttgtgtgtgtccgtgtgtacaGTAAGAGGGCGGGCGTGTGAGGGGGGCCGCGCGGCAGCAAGAGGCGTGTAAATGAATCTCGGGCGTTTTACTGCTCCTGCGACAGCGGCATAAACTGCGAGCATAAACCAGTGTAATGGCCGTGCCCGTGCGTGTGTAAATACAACCATCTGTCACCGTCAAGAGCCACAGCCACGCTCAGAGCTGGGAGGGGGACTCCAGAGACATTGGGGGATTGAGTCTTTGCTCAGTTGTgagactttctttttttcttttttccccccttgtttttcttctctccaccTTTCCCCTCTCTGGGTTCAGGTAACATTCACCTGACGTTCCATGCGACTGGGAACCACTACGTGTGGAGGAAAGTGACCTCAACAGTACACAATATTATAGTGGGGAAGCTGTGGATCGATCAGGTCAGAACGCCCTTCCCTCCCATTTCCACTGCTCCTATtattaaccctgtgtgtgtgtgtgtgtgtgtgtgtgtgtgtgtgtgtgtgtgtgtgtatgtgtgcaggtatATGTGTTTTCAATATGCGATGTGTGGCTGAATGgttttcatgcacacacatttgatcTGTTTATTttgctctctgagtgtgtgtgtgtgtgtgtgtgtgtgtaggtactgcCTTCAAATGCATTTACCTCTCAAGATATTCTAACATGGCTCTGTATgtttcttcctgtgtgtgtgtgtgtgtgtgtgtgtgtgtgtgtgtgtgtgtgtgtgtgtgtgtgtgtgtgtgtgtgtgtgtgtgtgtgtgtgtgcgcgcgcgcgcgcgtgcctCAGTCTGGGGACATTGACATAGTCAACCACAGAACCAAGGAGACGTGTCAGCTCAAGTTCTCCCCCTACAGCTACTTCTCCCGAGAAGTCCCGCGCAAAGTAAGccccccatcccctccgcaCAGAAAACACCCTCTCAGATGCTCCGTCTGTGGGCAAACTCTCGTCTCCCATCTCCATGGTGACccttttctcactctcctcttcctcctcctcctacgcCGCGGTCTCCTAGGTGACAGGGGTGGTGACGGACTGTGATGGACAGGCACACTACGTCCTGTCGGGGACGTGGGATGACAAGCTGGAGAGTGCCAAGATCGTCCACAGCAGCCGTGGGAGCAGCAGCTCAGAGGGCAAACAGAAGACGGTCTACCAGACGCTCAGCCCCAAACTGCTCTGGAAGAAGTACCCACTACCgtaagcacagcacagcagagcacagcacagcacagcacagcacagcacagcacagcacagcacagcacagcacagcacagcacagcacagcacagcacagcacagctcagcacagcacagcacagcacagcacagcacagcattgcaCATCATAGCTcaatacaatatacagtaggacaatacagcacagcacagcacaatacaatatacagtaggacAATACAGgagagtacagcacagcacaacactacTGTACAGAAAAATGTAATACTGCAATACGGCAATTTGGACCACTGAATTTGCattcattacagtaatttcccgtatAAAAGACACATTGGGTTTAAACCGAATGACAATGTTTTATGCTTATTTAATCTCAGATAATAGACAATAGGGATGAGAACTATAGGACATTACATATAATGCAAAACACTGCGCAGGTGTATTCTCAGGTAAAAGTGCTGGTTAATTAGCGATACTGACGAAGCACAGTTGCAGCAGTGGGTTCAGGAATCAATACTGACCAATAGTCAGGCAGCAAATGCTTCCtacttctcctccactcccgtATTCCCAAGATATATTGCAGTACAATGCTTTACAGCAAAATCTATCTAAAGACAGCTTAAAACAGACCTACTGCATTAACCAGACTAGCATGGCCCAGTAGGACAAATTGAGGAAATAAAGGAAGTTATGAATATTAAAATGCCATTTGATTTTATTCGATTTTAATCGATGTGTCCAGAAAAGCATGATAATTTGACACCATGAGGATCGTTAGGGTAATGATGGTGCTCTGTCCTTGTGTCTGTCTTGTCGGTTCCGTGGTCCGTGTCAGGGAGAACGCGGAGAACATGTACTATTTCTCGTCGCTGGCGCTGACGCTGAACGAGCTGGAGGACGGCGTGGGCCGGACGGACAGCCGCCTGCGGCCCGACCAGCGTCTGATGGAGGCCGGCCGCTGGGACGAGGCCAACATGGAGAAGCAGCGTCTGGAGGAGAAGCAGCGCGCCGCGCGACGCCGGAGAGACACCGAGGCCACCGACGCCCAGGACGATGGTGAgcaggggggggagagggggagagagagagagagagagagagagagagagagagagagagagagagagagagagagaggggtagggagagagaaacagaatgggtgagagggaggcagggggagagagagagagagagagagagacagagagagagagagaaaggtatggagagagatagggagaagtatagagagagagaaagagaggtagggagagagggaggcagtagagagagagacaagaagagtaagaaagagagggagggagagagaggtagggaaacagaaatggaggaagggagggacagagagagacagggaggcaggttggtagagagacaggaagagcaagagagggagagagggagggagagagggagagaatgcatagaaagagggatagaacaAGCATGATGAAAAGTTAAAGTCATTGAAAAAGGGAGgtagcgagagaaagagaggcagaaagagagagagacaaaggcaggGGAAATGAAAAGACTAACAGCAAATGGACACACAAAACAGACGTAGGGAGAGATGGTGaaaggaagagtgtgtgagcgaaGCAATtggagaagaaagacagagacctTGAGAGTTGAAAGAGTGGCGTCATTTTAAAAGCCTCGCACCGAGCCGCCAAGCGGCGCAGGAGACGGCGTAGAAAAGCAACCGCACACGTACGGAGCACTGCTGACGTACCTCATCAGCTGAGAACATTCTAGAAGAAGATAGAATGAAGGCAGGctgagagggaaggggggtgtTAGATGGGGCCCAGTCACCAgcacaggaggaggaagggtCTGCTCTGCACACAGAAGTAGCAGAGAGGGGGTGAGGAAGACAGGAACAgacggaggagatggaggacaaTAAGGAAGATAGAGATGTCAGAGTGAGCGTATTTTTGAATGGAGCATattgtgtacatatgtgtgtacgtATGAACTGCTTTGAGAAAGAGGATgcgtgctttgtgtgtgtgtgtgtgtgtgtgtgtgtgtgtgtgtgtgtgtgtgtgtgtgcttctctgacTGAGACTGTGATGTCCTGACATGTGTCTGTTCTCTCCTCCCAAATGATGGGCAGAGTGTGATAATGACTCTGGTGAGTGGGGCTGGCCGGGggtccactctgtgtgtgtgtgtgtgtgtgtgtgtgtgtgtgtgtttgccctccTAAGGTACCTCTCCTTACcatgtgtgaaagacagacagagagtgtaagagctcgtgtgtgtgtgtgtgtgtgtgtgtgtgtgtgtgtgtgtgtgtgtgtgtgtgtgtgtgtgtgcgggtatgagtgtgtgcttgcgtgtctatctatgtgtgcgtgtatgtgtgcgtgtgtgtgtgcatgtgccatGGGGTGGGTATGAAAAGTGAATAGCTTTAGTACGTAACCCACAGTAGATCTAATGATTGAGGTGTTGCTGAGTCTTGTGGAAGATACTGGATATACAGTAGGGAGGGC contains:
- the LOC134088591 gene encoding oxysterol-binding protein 2-like; translation: MINACRDFLDLAESHSRRWQRVLQYEREQRTHLEETIEQLAKQHNSLERAWREAPTLATNTPDTPTTEQGSERPQKEEASDEDEDTEYFDAMEDSPAFITVTAADLSQHRRSQSNLSGASGGHPNDWNQEDHMMSPSCNDLSGKELKPRKRRRTHIADKPNYSLNLWSIMKNCIGKELSKIPMPVNFNEPLSMLQRLSEDLEYHELLDKAARCESSLEQMCLVAAFSVSSYSTTVHRTAKPFNPLLGETFELDRLDDYGYRSLCEQVSHHPPAAAHHVLSQRGWTLWQEITIASKFRGKYLSIMPLGNIHLTFHATGNHYVWRKVTSTVHNIIVGKLWIDQSGDIDIVNHRTKETCQLKFSPYSYFSREVPRKVTGVVTDCDGQAHYVLSGTWDDKLESAKIVHSSRGSSSSEGKQKTVYQTLSPKLLWKKYPLPENAENMYYFSSLALTLNELEDGVGRTDSRLRPDQRLMEAGRWDEANMEKQRLEEKQRAARRRRDTEATDAQDDGREYEGYQPLWFHKRTDPITAETNFIYKGGYWEAKDRQDWSMCPSIF